The following are encoded together in the Macadamia integrifolia cultivar HAES 741 chromosome 10, SCU_Mint_v3, whole genome shotgun sequence genome:
- the LOC122091382 gene encoding phospholipase A1 PLIP2, chloroplastic-like: MDSLCFKAGIQAAGFSSPISAVGAVEGRSHPVHFCALGRATNSDGISLENSTATVAPPQRPSSSSRFSFTYPFISLWHSAGTGEPNGGAARDDAVVIVGNGHDKQLIAGDGDHNGNGDEDEPMTSGDNPESWVLKILHVRSLWSEQGYSNVEKLGGREEENIDDDAVSSRSRGCSCCHDGDSGVCSVDEEEKQEKAEQQEIKFDRDSFSRLLRRVSLAETKLYAQMSYLGNLAYSIPQIKPGNLLKYHGLRFVTSSLEKKMQSKNVEKEETIAKVQETERPVEASEAEEQIKKNEHQISAFAAYQIAASAASYLHYQTKSILPFKSAKAETEEDSPRDGGATDNIEITSSEVASFVETTNSLTAVVAAEEETKQAVAKDLNSAHSSPCEWFICDDDQSGTRFFVVQGSESLASWQTNLLFEPIQFEGLDVPVHRGIYEAAKGMYEQMLPEVLAHLKSCGDSATFRFTGHSLGGSLSLLISLMLLIRGEVPQSSLLPVITFGAPSIMCGGDQLLHKLGLPRSYVKAITMHRDIVPRAFSCNYPDHVAEFLKAVNANFRNHPCLNNQKMLYGPMGELLILQPEEKFSPQHHLLPSGSGLYLLQGPMSDSCDTEKQLWAAQSVFLNSPHPLEILSDRSAYGSDGTIHRDHDMDSYFKSVRNVIRHELNLIRKAKREQRRKMWWPLVAPHSILAGIVMDNHVASGYMGHHQPNLSGIFRNGRQTLKRLSRLIESQHMPLLLVLLFPVRLLLLGTYTLINFH, from the exons ATGGACAGCCTGTGTTTCAAAGCAGGGATTCAAGCGGCGGGGTTCTCCTCGCCCATATCTGCCGTCGGAGCTGTCGAGGGTCGGTCGCATCCGGTGCATTTCTGCGCTCTGGGCCGTGCCACCAACTCCGATGGAATTTCTCTGGAGAATTCGACCGCCACCGTTGCGCCTCCTCAAAGACCCTCTTCGTCCTCGAGGTTTTCCTTTACGTACCCTTTTATATCTCTCTGGCACAGTGCTGGGACTGGGGAACCCAATGGCGGTGCCGCCCGCGACGATGCTGTTGTTATCGTCGGGAATGGACACGACAAACAATTAATTGCCGGTGATGGGGACCACAACGGTAACGGTGATGAGGACGAGCCCATGACGTCCGGTGATAACCCGGAAAGTTGGGTCTTGAAAATTCTTCATGTCAGGTCTCTGTGGTCGGAACAGGGTTACTCTAATGTTGAGAAATTAGGGGGGCGAGAGGAGGAGAACATTGACGACGATGCGGTGAGCAGTCGAAGCCGCGGATGTTCTTGTTGCCATGACGGGGATTCTGGAGTTTGTAGTGTTGATGAAGAGGAGAAGCAAGAGAAGGCTGAGCAGCAAGAGATCAAATTTGATAGGGATTCTTTCTCCAGGTTGCTCCGCCGGGTGTCCTTGGCAGAAACCAAGTTGTACGCTCAAATGTCTTACTTGGGGAACTTAGCTTATTCCATACCCCAAATCAAG CCAGGAAATCTCTTGAAATATCATGGACTGCGTTTTGTTACTTCATCACTAGAGAAGAAAATGCAGTCAAAAAATGTTGAAAAAGAGGAGACCATAGCTAAAGTTCAAGAAACAGAAAGGCCGGTAGAAGCATCAGAAGCTGAGGAGCAGATAAAGAAGAATGAACACCAAATAAGTGCATTTGCTGCCTATCAGATTGCTGCATCTGCTGCTTCCTATTTGCATTATCAAACAAAGAGCATTCTTCCTTTTAAATCTGCAAAGGCTGAAACAGAGGAAGACTCTCCCAGAGATGGAGGGGCTACTGACAACATTGAAATAACAAGCTCAGAGGTGGCTTCTTTTGTGGAAACTACCAACTCATTAACAGCAGTGGTTGCAGCAGAGGAGGAAACAAAGCAAGCTGTTGCAAAAGATTTGAACTCAGCACATTCATCCCCCTGTGAGTGGTTCATATGTGACGATGACCAGAGTGGGACGAGATTCTTTGTTGTTCAG GGATCAGAATCATTGGCTTCATGGCAAACAAATCTACTCTTTGAGCCCATTCAGTTCGAG GGACTAGATGTACCCGTGCACCGGGGGATCTATGAAGCTGCCAAAGGTATGTATGAACAGATGTTACCTGAAGTCCTTGCCCACCTCAAGTCTTGTGGTGATTCTGCAACCTTCCGCTTCACCGGGCATTCTCTTGGGGGTAGCTTGTCATTGCTTATAAGTCTCATGCTTTTGATACGTGGTGAAGTCCCACAATCCTCGTTACTTCCTGTTATAACATTTGGTGCCCCATCTATCATGTGTGGAGGGGATCAGCTGCTGCACAAGTTGGGCTTGCCGCGGAGTTATGTTAAAGCAATTACTATGCACCGAGACATTGTACCCCGAGCCTTCTCTTGCAACTACCCTGATCACGTGGCTGAATTTCTCAAAGCTGTTAATGCCAACTTCCGTAACCACCCATGTCTGAACAACCAG AAAATGTTGTATGGGCCCATGGGAGAGCTTCTGATCCTACAGCCAGAAGAAAAGTTCTCTCCACAACACCACCTCCTCCCATCTGGTAGTGGTCTATACCTTCTACAAGGCCCCATGTCAGATTCATGTGATACAGAGAAGCAACTCTGGGCTGCACAGAGTGTGTTCTTGAACTCGCCTCACCCACTTGAGATTCTTAGTGACCGATCAGCTTATGGCTCTGATGGCACCATTCACAGGGACCATGACATGGATTCCTACTTCAAGTCTGTGCGTAATGTGATCAGACATGAGCTCAACCTCATTAGGAAGGCTAAAAGGGAACAGCGCCGCAAAATGTGGTGGCCCCTTGTGGCTCCTCACAGCATCCTCGCAGGTATCGTCATGGACAATCATGTGGCATCGGGATACATGGGTCATCACCAGCCCAACTTGTCTGGTATCTTCAGGAATGGGAGGCAAACATTGAAGCGGCTCAGTAGGTTGATTGAATCACAGCATATGCCTTTGCTTCTTGTGCTTCTATTCCCTGTGCGGTTATTACTGTTGGGGACATATACCCTGATCAATTTCCACTGA